Below is a genomic region from Deltaproteobacteria bacterium.
GGAACATGGGTAGTCTCAGGAACTTGTTTAATTACTTCAATTTGCTTTTGTATCATTTCTTCTAAGACATATAAGGTGTCTTCAAAAAACTTTTCATAATCAGTACCTAATAGTTCCTCAAAGGGAGAATTAATAAAAAAGGGTACTCGGCCCGCTTGACGGTCATGCAGAATTTTTATTATTTTAGGACCTTTTTCATGAACGATCTGACTCCAAATTAAACTACCAAAAAAATAAGGTCTTTGACCTTCTGGCCACGTAGGTAAGAACTCGTTTATGTCGTAAATTTTGAAATTTTTTAAGCTATCGGTTAAGACAAAAGATCTTAACATCGCATCTTGATAGGAAGATCTCAGACGTCCTCCTGTTGACAACTGTGTTTCCATTTGGACGGAAATTCCCTCCTTCCACCATCTTGGCAGTAGGGCATTGGGGGCAATGACCGATCCAAAAATAGGTCGAAGATAGCGAACAAAGCCATTGGCTCCTTCAAAAGTAAGAATGTGAGTGTATTCGTGAAGTAACAATTCATAAGCCCAGTCACCATAATCAGCCAAACTTTCATTCGAAGTGGGAAGCACAGGGTAGATCATGATGTAGGGATAAGGAATGCGAGTTGCAAAACCGTTAGCAATATCTGTTTTATCGTTAATGATTACAGTTGTTTTTTTTGGTTTTTGAGAAAAAAACGGATCAAGAGATTTGTAGGCTTTTTCGAGTTTGCTCGCAACAAAAGTTCCAACTTCAATTTGGTTTTTATTGGTGATGACGAAGAAATGAGCTGTTTCAAGGGTTAGAAATTCTAAAGAAGGGGGAACTTCTTGAGAATACAATTTTTCATTTATCAGGAGACAAAGTGAAAGAAGGAGAAATGCAAAGTTTTTTTTCATAGTCTATAAGGTAATACCTAAAGCGTTGCAACATCAAACAGGTTTGACTTTTAGAAGCTATGCAATAGATTTAACTAAAAATACAAAACAGAACTATAAGGAGTCCTAAATGAACAGATCCATAAAATTTAATAAATCATTTTTGTTTTTATTATTGTTATCTACAGCACTATGTTTAACGAATTGTAGAGGCAAGCAGGAAAAGCCTGAAGAAGCTTTACCGACAACTCCAACAACAGAACAGGATAAGTCTGCTATTGATTCGACTCCGATGTCTTTTGATGCTGCTGGATCTGATAGCGGTAAGATTGAGGGATTGAAAACAGTTAATTTTGAATTTGATAAGGCATCCTTAACGGCAGCTTCAAAAAAATTAATTCAAGAAAACGTCGAATGGATGAAGCGAAACCCCAAGACAAAGGTCCAAATTGAAGGTCATTGTGACAGCAGAGGTTCTATTGAATACAATGTGGCTCTTGGCGAAAGAAGGGCTAACTCAGTTAAAGATTACATGATTAGTTTAGGAGTATCAGCTTCTAGATTGGCAACCATCAGTTATGGAGAAGAAAAGCCTCTTGTTTCTGGTGATAGTGAATCAAACTGGGCGAAGAACAGAAGAGCTAACTTTGTTCCTTCTGCGAATTAATTTAGGAAGTCCTTAGATGAAAATAAAACTAAACAGCCGCATGTTAGATATTTTGTTCTTTTGCGGCTGTTTTTTTTTCTTGATCTTCATTCTTAATTCTTGTCAAACAACTCGAGAACCAGTTGAAGAATGGTCTTTGGCTAGATCTGCTATAGAAGCCGCTAAAGCCGTACAGGCTGCAAAGTATTCTCCTGGGTTCTGGCATCAAGCTGAAGACGCTTACAGAAAAGCTAGGGTTTTAATGAAGGAAGAAAGTTATTCAGAAGCCAGAGAAGAATTTAGTATAGCACGAAAAGCTGCAGAAAAAGCAGAAAACTCTGCAAGGATCAAGCGTCAACAAAGTGGAGAGGTGTTATGAAAATAATTTTCAACAGTTTTTTGATTTTAAATACTTTGATTTTTGTGGGATGTTTGAAAACCAGAAATGAAGTCAAAGACTCCGAGCAGAAGCAGGTAATGCAACAGCAGGTGGTTACCTTGCAAAAAACCAATGCAGATAATAGCAGTCGTTTTGTCGAACTAGACGAACAGATTAGAGAGCTTTCAGGAAAAGTGGATACTTTTGAAAATAAATTATCAAAAGTAAATCCAGAACACGAAAGTACAATTAAAAATTTAGCTGAAATGCAAATTGAATCAAACAAAAAACTAACTCTCCTTCAGGAGGAAATTGCAAAACAGGAAACTCAGATACAAAGCTTAACCGCTGAGCTGCAGAATCTAAAAGCAGCCAATCAATCAGTGCCTGCGGACAAAAGGAATCCTTTTCAAATTGCCGAAGATTATTTTAAGCAAAACGAATGGAAGAAAGCTATTATTCAATACCAGAAGTACCGTGATGATAATCCAAAAGGTAAGCAGTTCCCAGAAAGCACTTATAAGATGGCAGTTTCCTTTCAACTTCTTAATATGAAAGAGGAAGCAAGGGCTTTTTATGATGAAGTCATATCTAAGTTTCCAAATTCTCCAGAAGCAAAAAAAGCAAAACTTAAATTAAAAGGTTTTAAGAAGTAAAACAACTTAGGGCTTGCAACAAAAAACTACCGATACCTAGAAGTAGATTAACCTCTGCAAAAGCTTTAAACTTCGAGGCCGTAGGTTTTTGTTCTAAATTTTCATATGTTTCTGAAATAAATAATTGTTTGCTAGAAATAAAGGATAAGTACTATCAATCAAGCTTAATTGCTGTTTGTAATAAAATGATCTACAGCACAGATCGTATGCAATGTCTAAAGCTAGTTGCAAATAAATCTGCAAACGAAAATGCTATTGCTGTTTGTGGTCAAAGGCCTTATTCAAGCCAAATTATTTCCTGCATTCAAGATATAGTTACTAACTATGTTCCACCCCCAGAGCCACCGCCAACTGAGTCATGCAAAAAGGATTTTGTAATGACAGAATTTGATACGGCTTTTAAGGATCTAAGTGAAAATAAAATAATGTCTTCCTATCAAAGACTATTGAATTTGAAAATGTACCTATATCAATGTTTAAAGTAGTTTGATTTAAAAAAACCATAAATAGTGAAACGAGAGGTTCATTAAAGGCATAGTATATGGCCTCTTCACGTCTGAAAATATTCAAATTCCACGGAGTTATCAGAACTAACTGGTGGCCCCCTCGCGGGTGACGGAGTTGGTGTCAACTTCAAAAGGTTAAGATACAATTTTTTGTTACTCACTCTTCTTTTTAGTTAAATGAATTCGCTATCTCCAATTGAATTGCTTTGAGATCTCAATCTGATACATTGATTAGCTATTTGGTGGCACCCTTGCTGCACTCTTTTGGAATAAGAGGGTTTTATGGGTTTTAAGGAACACAAATTTGAACTGATGTTTGGAGCGGGATTGTCGCTTTTTTTCGTTAGTTTATTTTTGAATATACTTAGCTGGTCGCCAAAGAAAGTAGGATTTTTCAAGGATGTCTCTTTTGAAATGATTAGACCTATTTCTGAATTTAGAAACGAATACTCATTAAAAGATAGAGAGCTTGATAAGCAGTTTATAAATCCTTTCGTTAAAAAGAATTTAAATAAAGAAAGTCATCCTAAAACGACTCAAGCTAAGTTAGTTCCTATTAAAAAGAAACAAGCTAACGGGGCAGAAAAAAAATCACAAAATAAAAATATAAATAATAGTAGAAATAAGTTGGCATTGAGATTCATACCGAAAGATCAACAGCAGGGGCTCTCTCCTGGCGATTTAGACTATGCAAACAATGTGTATAATCCAGAACAAAATATTCTAATAAATGAAACTCCGATGGCTAAGAAAAAAATACAAAATAAAGAAGACGATGAGAAAATCAAGAAGACAGCTTCTGATTTTATGGATTTATCAAGTAACCCAAACACTGAAAAAATGAATGAATTGATATTGGCATATAAAAAAGGAGAAATTTCAACCCAAGATTTTTATCATGTGGTAAACTCCATGGTGCAATCCTCTAATCCAAATGCACAATCTTTGGGTGTTTATTTGTGTTATCATTTTCCAAGTTTGCAATCTTTTTCAATCGTAACGTTAAATCTAGATAAGTTTAATGATCAGGTAAAAAGTTATGCGGACGAGTTTTTGTTTAGTTTTAATAATCAAGCTAAGCTTCAGTATCTTGGTCAGGCACTACAAAGTAGCGATATAAAAATAGTGATGAAAGCGGGCGAGATTATCATTTTAGGATTGCAAAAAATTAAAAATGGTCAAAGTATAAATTATGCAGGTAGAGATGGGCGTGGAAATAATGACATTGATTCAACGAAATTTTTTGAATTTCTTCTTCCTATTGCTGAGAATCTTAAAAAGAGTGGCAATGCAAGTGTGGCGAGCATTGGAGATTCTATTTCTCAAGAAATGGGACCATCTAATTCTATTAAATAATATTAATTATAATTTGTTTTTCTTGTTTTTTTTTCTTAGCATTAATTTATTTGCCGCAATAAAAATTCCTAACGGGTTAGATCAAGGTTCCAGAAATCAATTTTTAAAACAACTAGGTTTTTCAAGTGGCTTTAAATACTTGTCTCAAGGATATATTCTTGGTGGTTCTGACGGGTTAGAGCTGTCAACAAGCTTAGAAACAGTTCCCTTTAGTAGGACAAATTATTTAAGCCAATCACCCATTGATGAAACGGATAGAATTTTACAGAATATAATTATTGGAAAGGGTTTATTTCAAAATGTCGATTTCTTTTTCTCTTTCAGTCCATTTATATTTCAGAACCAAATTTCATCCTATGGAGTTGCTTTAAAGTATATTATATATCAGGACACAACAAATGCTTTTGATATGGGATTATTTTTTCATGGAAATGGACTGAATATTTCTAATTTAGTAGGCATGCAGACATCGGGTTTAGATCTGGTGTCTTCTTATTATTCAGGTTATTGGTCTTATTATCTGGCGTTTGGTATGATAAGAACTATCGGTAGTTTTGTTGGTGGTATTAATGGTGTCACTTCTGATTCTGAATCAGCAGTTGAAGACTTATTTTATTTTAGAATTTACTCCGGAGTGTCCTATAATTTTGGTAAATATTTTTTATCACTTCAAATAGATCGAGCCTATAACGAAGTGTTTTCTGCTAAAGTTGGCACAAGATTTTAGTAGCGCAGGTTCGTGGTAGAAAACACTTCATTTTTGAGAGCTTTTTTCAACCAATCGAGTTGTTGATTTCCCTTCAATAAACTGAAGTGAAAGAACTTTGCCACCATAGGATTGTACAAATGCTCCGCCGACTATTTGATCGACAGTCCAATCGCCACCTTTAACAAGTATATCTGGCTTAATTGATTGAATCAGAAGTTCTGGTGTCGATTCATTAAAGATAATAGTGGCGTCCACAGAGGCGAGAGAGGCAAGGATTTCAGCTCTATCAAGTTCTGTTTGAATAGGGCGACTTGGTCCTTTAAGTTGCTTAACAGAGGAGTCAGAGTTAATACCGACAACGAGAAATTCTCCAAGCGAACGTGCTTCTTTTAAGTAACGAACATGGCCGATATGGAGCAGATCAAAACAACCGTTGGTGAAAACAATTTTCTTTTTTCCACGAATGGGTTCTAACAATTTTAATAATTCAGAGGAAAGATAGACGGCTCCCATAGTCTTTTATGTTTTTTTAACCAGGTGTAATCCAATTAAATCTCCAGCTAAGTCTTTGTTTAATAGCCATGACAGTAGGGGCAAAAAAATAATTCCTGAAAAAATAATAAGGATGCTTCTTAAAACTATTTTAAAAGTATACCATCCAATTTCATTTTCTTGAGTTGGCGCCATTTTTTGATCATAGGCCCATTCGCCAGGGGTCGCACCTAGAAAGGCTCTATAGCAAGTGTAATAGATAAACCCAACCGAAAGGAAAAGGCAAAATGTAGAAATATAGATTAGCCCTTGTTCATCAGGATTTTTTAAATTTGCAAATAAATCCACTTTAGTAATAGAGAGCAAGAGAACCAAGCATAGTAAAGAGGAGGCTACAACCAACATCAGATCCAGAAAGATGGCAGAAAGAATCACATTAGATTTCTTATATTCCACTTTAGTCTGTTTGAGTGATTTTTGGTGGGATGTTTTTATTTCTATATTAGCTTTTTTGGTATTTTCAATAGTTCGTAAAATTTCATCAACAACATCATTTGACTTATTTTTTGAAGGAATCAAATCTTTTTCAAAAAGATAGGGGGAATTATTTTTAGGTAAGGGAGTTGAAAAAAGTTTATGACTATCAATATCAGATGATTCTGTTTTTTTGGGCATAT
It encodes:
- the pal gene encoding peptidoglycan-associated lipoprotein Pal, yielding MNRSIKFNKSFLFLLLLSTALCLTNCRGKQEKPEEALPTTPTTEQDKSAIDSTPMSFDAAGSDSGKIEGLKTVNFEFDKASLTAASKKLIQENVEWMKRNPKTKVQIEGHCDSRGSIEYNVALGERRANSVKDYMISLGVSASRLATISYGEEKPLVSGDSESNWAKNRRANFVPSAN
- a CDS encoding DUF4398 domain-containing protein, whose amino-acid sequence is MLDILFFCGCFFFLIFILNSCQTTREPVEEWSLARSAIEAAKAVQAAKYSPGFWHQAEDAYRKARVLMKEESYSEAREEFSIARKAAEKAENSARIKRQQSGEVL
- a CDS encoding tetratricopeptide repeat protein translates to MKIIFNSFLILNTLIFVGCLKTRNEVKDSEQKQVMQQQVVTLQKTNADNSSRFVELDEQIRELSGKVDTFENKLSKVNPEHESTIKNLAEMQIESNKKLTLLQEEIAKQETQIQSLTAELQNLKAANQSVPADKRNPFQIAEDYFKQNEWKKAIIQYQKYRDDNPKGKQFPESTYKMAVSFQLLNMKEEARAFYDEVISKFPNSPEAKKAKLKLKGFKK
- the rfaE2 gene encoding D-glycero-beta-D-manno-heptose 1-phosphate adenylyltransferase → MGAVYLSSELLKLLEPIRGKKKIVFTNGCFDLLHIGHVRYLKEARSLGEFLVVGINSDSSVKQLKGPSRPIQTELDRAEILASLASVDATIIFNESTPELLIQSIKPDILVKGGDWTVDQIVGGAFVQSYGGKVLSLQFIEGKSTTRLVEKSSQK
- a CDS encoding RDD family protein; translated protein: MNKNTDPFEEFEFKPITEGLGFHRDPKKLISNMPKKTESSDIDSHKLFSTPLPKNNSPYLFEKDLIPSKNKSNDVVDEILRTIENTKKANIEIKTSHQKSLKQTKVEYKKSNVILSAIFLDLMLVVASSLLCLVLLLSITKVDLFANLKNPDEQGLIYISTFCLFLSVGFIYYTCYRAFLGATPGEWAYDQKMAPTQENEIGWYTFKIVLRSILIIFSGIIFLPLLSWLLNKDLAGDLIGLHLVKKT